A genomic window from Nitrospirota bacterium includes:
- a CDS encoding Hsp20/alpha crystallin family protein: protein MAEAKTLEVGEVEKAPAKREESLWPNLARLERDMERMVESFWGRPFPFARDFERFLGLPAMREMPIEMYDEKDDLVVKVELPGITKQDLEVSLADNRLTISAEKKRSTEKTEKGRYLSEVGYGRCVRTVELPPGIVSEKAKASLKNGLLEIRIPRTEEAKRREIKINVD from the coding sequence ATGGCGGAAGCAAAAACGCTCGAGGTCGGTGAGGTTGAAAAAGCCCCTGCAAAACGCGAAGAATCGTTGTGGCCGAATCTCGCCAGACTGGAACGCGACATGGAGCGAATGGTCGAGAGTTTTTGGGGCCGGCCGTTTCCTTTCGCGCGGGATTTCGAACGGTTCCTGGGCTTGCCGGCGATGCGGGAGATGCCCATCGAGATGTACGACGAGAAGGATGACCTGGTCGTGAAGGTCGAGTTGCCGGGAATCACCAAGCAGGACTTGGAGGTGTCGCTCGCCGACAACCGGTTGACCATTTCGGCCGAGAAGAAGCGATCCACGGAAAAGACTGAAAAGGGACGATATTTGTCCGAGGTGGGCTACGGGCGCTGCGTTCGGACGGTCGAGTTGCCCCCCGGCATTGTCTCCGAGAAGGCGAAAGCCTCGCTCAAGAACGGACTCTTGGAAATCCGCATTCCTCGGACCGAAGAGGCGAAGCGGCGGGAGATCAAGATCAACGTGGACTAA
- a CDS encoding YbaK/EbsC family protein, translating to MSVTKRLKDYLDENQVRYEVIAHPPTESAPATAEALHVPGKTVAKVVMIKEGGDDVMAVLPANLKVDVLRIQEVLGRRPGRRIRLATESEFAKLFPDCEVGMMPPFGNLYGLDVLVDSSLTEDEEIVFPAGNSRESIRMAYDDYERLVVPRVVDFGSRLVGR from the coding sequence ATGAGCGTGACAAAGCGTCTCAAAGACTACCTCGATGAAAACCAGGTGCGGTACGAGGTCATCGCGCACCCGCCCACGGAGAGCGCGCCCGCCACGGCCGAAGCCTTGCACGTCCCGGGCAAAACCGTGGCCAAAGTGGTCATGATTAAAGAAGGGGGCGATGACGTGATGGCCGTGCTGCCGGCCAACCTCAAGGTCGACGTGCTGCGCATTCAGGAAGTGCTCGGCCGGCGGCCGGGTCGTCGGATCCGCCTGGCCACGGAATCGGAATTCGCCAAGTTGTTTCCCGACTGCGAAGTCGGGATGATGCCCCCATTCGGCAACCTGTACGGGCTGGACGTGCTGGTGGACTCCTCGCTGACCGAAGACGAGGAGATCGTGTTTCCGGCGGGAAATTCCAGAGAGTCGATCCGGATGGCGTACGACGACTACGAGCGGCTGGTCGTGCCGCGCGTGGTTGACTTCGGTTCGCGTCTCGTCGGACGCTGA
- a CDS encoding TolC family protein — protein sequence MHARVVLIVGSVAGIMGFGVPAWAQPSAEGALTLARAVERALETFPSVRAARAGLDEAHASVGEASAARLPSLQLNATATRFEEPMLVSPIHSFTPAGIPSFDHTLYQGSLALNYTVFDGGARGARIRLARAQAGSAESALGAEGQALVARVVSAYLEVLSQREVVAARDSHLVALGSELTRAQQRHEAGTAARVEVLRVQAALATAEAERVTTTEALNRAERELARLINRSVEEVRIAGLVPVVLSDPLLPSRDALTTEAREANPTAKQARALAASAGEAVAVAKSARWPELGLVGTYLYYDSGNHGADRTAEWNTGAKLSYVLFSGGARERGITRAQAALLSAEEQVRMAETQIDQEVDRAASRLDEARARIKSLETAVARYEEVVRVEKLLRETGSGTETDYLNAEADLLTARANLAEARYGEIAARTDLARVVGQLDLAWLRRTIGDQP from the coding sequence ATGCACGCGCGCGTGGTTCTGATCGTCGGATCGGTCGCAGGAATCATGGGGTTCGGCGTCCCCGCATGGGCGCAGCCGAGCGCGGAGGGAGCCCTCACCTTGGCTCGCGCGGTCGAGCGGGCGCTGGAGACGTTTCCCTCGGTGCGGGCGGCGAGAGCCGGACTCGACGAGGCTCACGCTTCAGTGGGGGAGGCCTCCGCGGCGAGGCTCCCATCGCTCCAGTTGAACGCGACGGCCACGCGCTTTGAGGAGCCGATGCTGGTCTCCCCCATCCACAGTTTTACCCCGGCGGGCATCCCCTCGTTCGACCACACGCTCTACCAAGGGAGCCTCGCGCTGAATTACACGGTGTTCGACGGCGGAGCGCGCGGGGCGCGGATCCGCCTGGCGCGCGCGCAGGCCGGATCGGCCGAATCGGCTCTCGGCGCCGAGGGACAGGCCCTGGTCGCCCGCGTGGTGTCTGCGTATCTCGAGGTGTTGAGTCAACGGGAAGTCGTCGCGGCGCGCGACAGCCATCTCGTCGCCCTCGGGTCAGAGTTGACGCGTGCCCAGCAACGGCACGAGGCCGGCACCGCGGCGCGCGTGGAAGTACTCCGCGTTCAGGCGGCGCTCGCCACCGCCGAGGCGGAACGCGTCACGACGACCGAAGCGTTGAACCGGGCCGAACGCGAGTTGGCGCGGCTGATCAATCGGTCCGTCGAGGAGGTGCGAATCGCCGGACTCGTTCCTGTGGTTCTCTCCGATCCGTTGCTTCCATCGCGGGATGCGCTGACGACGGAAGCGCGCGAGGCCAATCCGACCGCCAAACAGGCCCGCGCGTTGGCAGCGTCAGCCGGCGAGGCGGTGGCGGTGGCCAAGAGCGCCCGCTGGCCGGAACTGGGTTTGGTCGGAACCTACCTGTACTACGACTCCGGGAACCACGGCGCCGACCGTACTGCGGAGTGGAACACCGGCGCGAAATTGTCGTACGTGCTTTTCAGCGGTGGGGCACGGGAGCGAGGCATCACGCGGGCCCAAGCGGCCCTCCTCTCCGCGGAGGAGCAGGTACGAATGGCCGAAACGCAGATCGACCAAGAGGTGGACCGCGCCGCCTCTCGGCTCGACGAGGCCCGCGCACGGATTAAGAGCCTCGAGACGGCGGTCGCTCGTTACGAGGAAGTGGTCCGTGTCGAAAAGTTGCTGCGGGAAACGGGTTCCGGTACCGAGACCGACTATCTCAACGCCGAGGCGGATCTCCTGACGGCGCGGGCGAACCTCGCTGAAGCCCGGTATGGAGAAATCGCGGCGCGCACGGACCTGGCTCGGGTGGTCGGTCAACTCGACCTCGCGTGGCTGCGCCGAACCATCGGAGACCAGCCGTGA
- a CDS encoding HlyD family efflux transporter periplasmic adaptor subunit, protein MSAKKRLVPVVIVSALGLAIVFWFAANRQDGARSTISASGTVEATDSQLGFQTAGRLSDLAVHEGDPVKAGDELAHLDRAETEAKRQQAVAQVASARAGLLELERGFRSEEIAQGRAAFAAATERLTDAKRDLDRAKRLYDGGAVSEENYDKARVAFDVATSHYEQAKQQVQILETGPRREKIEAQRAVLAQAEAALKVIDATLANMTIRAPFDGIVTVRHREPGEIVQGGSPVVTVMNPDDRWVRIYVPETKIGAVRTGGDATITTDTFPGKPYRGVVVFIASEAEFTPKTVQTTEERVKLVYAVKVRITDDPSQDLKPGMPADVRLDGTPG, encoded by the coding sequence GTGAGCGCGAAGAAGCGGTTGGTGCCGGTGGTCATCGTCTCTGCGTTGGGCCTGGCGATCGTGTTCTGGTTCGCCGCGAACAGGCAAGACGGGGCCAGGTCCACGATCAGCGCGTCCGGAACCGTCGAGGCGACCGATTCGCAGTTGGGCTTTCAAACCGCGGGGCGTCTCAGCGACCTGGCCGTGCACGAGGGCGATCCGGTCAAGGCGGGAGACGAGTTGGCGCATCTGGACCGGGCTGAGACCGAGGCGAAGCGTCAACAGGCCGTGGCTCAAGTCGCGTCCGCTCGAGCCGGGCTTCTCGAACTGGAGCGCGGTTTTCGCTCCGAGGAGATCGCCCAGGGACGGGCGGCGTTCGCGGCCGCGACCGAGCGGCTGACCGACGCGAAACGGGATCTGGACCGCGCCAAACGTCTGTACGACGGGGGGGCCGTGAGCGAAGAGAACTACGACAAGGCCCGGGTGGCGTTCGACGTCGCGACCAGCCACTACGAGCAGGCGAAGCAGCAGGTGCAGATTCTGGAAACCGGACCTCGCCGCGAGAAGATCGAGGCCCAACGGGCCGTGCTGGCACAGGCCGAGGCGGCGCTCAAGGTCATCGATGCCACGCTGGCTAATATGACCATTCGTGCGCCGTTTGACGGCATCGTGACGGTGCGTCACCGGGAACCCGGGGAAATCGTGCAGGGCGGATCGCCGGTGGTGACCGTGATGAACCCGGACGATCGGTGGGTCAGGATCTACGTGCCCGAGACCAAGATCGGCGCCGTCCGCACCGGCGGGGACGCGACGATCACGACGGACACGTTTCCGGGCAAACCTTATCGCGGAGTGGTCGTGTTCATCGCGAGCGAGGCGGAGTTCACGCCCAAGACGGTTCAGACGACCGAGGAGCGGGTGAAGCTCGTCTACGCGGTCAAGGTGCGCATCACGGATGATCCGAGCCAGGACCTCAAGCCCGGAATGCCAGCCGACGTTCGTCTGGACGGAACGCCGGGGTGA
- a CDS encoding ABC transporter ATP-binding protein → MSPDAAIEVQALTRRFRDLVAVDALSFSVRRGELFGLVGPDGAGKTTTLRMLAGVLRPSAGDALLNGVSAARDPEAIKHNLAYMSQRFGLYADLTVIENLHFYADLYQVPRAERQTRLERLFQFSNLGPFQHRLAGQLSGGMKQKLGLSCALIHEPKILLLDEPTFGVDPISRRDLWLIVHDMVARGVTAIVSTAYMDEAERFDRVALLQQGRLLAVDAPEALQGTLADRVLMVRVDRVREASRRVAALPVVARAAAFGDRLHVIVQSAARDAAAVEAVLRASGLTVHEVRAIAPSMEDVFIHRLSEVG, encoded by the coding sequence GTGAGCCCCGACGCCGCCATCGAGGTTCAGGCGCTGACCCGCCGATTTCGCGATCTGGTGGCCGTCGACGCACTGAGTTTTTCGGTTCGTCGCGGCGAGTTATTTGGGCTCGTCGGCCCCGATGGCGCGGGCAAGACCACGACGCTGCGCATGTTGGCCGGCGTGCTTCGCCCAAGCGCGGGCGATGCCCTGCTCAACGGCGTCAGTGCCGCCCGCGATCCCGAGGCCATCAAGCACAACTTGGCCTACATGTCGCAGCGATTCGGGCTCTACGCGGATCTGACGGTCATCGAGAATCTCCATTTTTACGCCGACCTGTACCAGGTGCCGCGGGCCGAGCGCCAGACCCGCCTTGAGCGCCTGTTCCAGTTCTCGAATCTCGGACCGTTCCAGCACCGGCTCGCGGGCCAGTTGTCAGGGGGGATGAAGCAAAAGCTGGGGTTGTCGTGCGCGCTCATCCACGAGCCCAAAATCCTGTTGCTGGATGAGCCGACCTTCGGCGTGGACCCGATTTCGCGTCGCGATCTGTGGTTGATCGTGCACGACATGGTGGCGCGGGGCGTGACCGCGATCGTGAGCACGGCGTATATGGACGAGGCCGAGCGCTTCGACCGGGTGGCGCTCCTCCAGCAAGGGCGCCTCCTCGCGGTCGATGCTCCGGAAGCGTTGCAGGGGACGCTGGCGGACCGCGTGCTGATGGTGCGGGTCGACCGGGTGCGCGAGGCGAGCCGCCGTGTCGCCGCGCTGCCGGTCGTGGCCAGAGCCGCGGCGTTCGGCGATCGGCTGCATGTGATCGTGCAGTCGGCGGCACGCGACGCCGCGGCGGTGGAAGCCGTCCTGCGTGCGTCGGGGTTGACGGTGCACGAGGTGCGCGCGATCGCGCCTTCGATGGAGGATGTCTTCATCCATCGACTGTCCGAGGTGGGATAG
- a CDS encoding ABC transporter ATP-binding protein codes for MRSDATDAAVSVERLTKVFNGFTAVDAVSFEVRRGEIFGFLGPNGAGKTTTIKMLAGLLLPTSGGGTVAGFDMLTETEAIKRRVGYMSQLFSLYGDLTVEENIAFFSGLNGVPTARRPERRNWVLAMAGLTDHRARLTRELPLGWKQRLALGCAVLHEPPILFLDEPTSGVDPLSRRAFWELINSLTDEGITVFVSTHYMEEAEYCHRLALMNRGRLIALDTPAALRRAMRDPLLEVCTDRSPKTVEALQGMPGVLEVAMFGRAVHVVVEDEGQARRMIPERLAAHNVTVRGIERIEPSLEDVFVALVRAEGGAVLG; via the coding sequence GTGCGATCTGACGCCACGGATGCTGCGGTTTCAGTCGAACGGCTGACCAAGGTGTTCAACGGGTTCACGGCCGTTGACGCGGTGTCCTTCGAGGTGCGACGAGGGGAGATCTTCGGGTTTCTGGGGCCCAACGGTGCCGGGAAAACCACGACGATCAAGATGCTGGCGGGCCTACTACTCCCGACCTCGGGCGGCGGGACCGTGGCTGGTTTCGACATGCTCACCGAGACCGAGGCCATCAAACGGCGCGTGGGGTACATGTCGCAACTGTTCTCACTCTATGGAGACCTCACGGTGGAAGAGAACATTGCGTTCTTTTCGGGGCTCAACGGCGTGCCGACGGCCCGGCGACCCGAGCGTCGCAATTGGGTGTTGGCCATGGCGGGGCTGACCGATCACCGCGCCCGCCTGACCCGCGAGCTGCCGCTGGGGTGGAAGCAGCGGCTCGCGCTCGGCTGCGCGGTCCTGCATGAGCCGCCCATCCTCTTCCTTGACGAGCCTACGTCCGGTGTCGATCCGCTGTCCAGACGCGCGTTCTGGGAGCTGATCAACAGTCTGACGGACGAAGGCATCACGGTCTTCGTGAGCACTCACTACATGGAGGAGGCGGAGTACTGCCATCGGTTGGCGTTGATGAACCGGGGGCGCCTGATCGCACTGGACACGCCCGCGGCTCTTCGGCGCGCGATGCGCGATCCGCTGCTCGAGGTCTGCACCGACCGGAGCCCGAAGACCGTGGAGGCGCTCCAGGGCATGCCGGGGGTCCTGGAGGTCGCGATGTTCGGTCGCGCCGTCCATGTGGTGGTGGAGGACGAGGGACAGGCCCGGCGAATGATTCCCGAACGACTCGCCGCGCACAATGTGACGGTGCGGGGCATCGAGAGGATTGAGCCGTCGCTGGAGGATGTGTTTGTGGCGTTGGTGCGGGCCGAAGGGGGCGCGGTGCTCGGGTAG
- a CDS encoding ABC transporter permease, whose protein sequence is MNLRRLLAISRKEVLQLRRDTRSLLLAFLLPVVLLVLFGYAITWDVDHISTAVRDEDGSAQSRELIDALRSSGYFTVAMSLDRRSAIDLVLQEGRVQIVLVIPPDFGRHVGTGRPASLQAIVDGSDANTATIILSYAQAVVQTYSAAISLQGVPRQAPVSADSRVWYNEDLVSRNMIVPGLVAVIMMIIAAMLTSLTIAREWERGTMEQLAATPVTRSEVVVGKLLPYLAIGLIDVVATTLLGVFLFGVPFRGDPFLLMILAFFFLVGALGLGIFISAAARSQLLATQMAMMATFLPAFLLSGFMYAIDVMPKPLQLLTYLIPARYFLVVTRGIFLKGVHVEVLRVQGLLMVAFAVVGLLLAVRAFKKELS, encoded by the coding sequence ATGAACTTGCGTCGGTTGCTTGCGATTTCGCGCAAGGAGGTGCTCCAACTGCGCCGGGATACGCGGAGCCTTCTGCTGGCGTTTCTGCTTCCGGTCGTGCTGCTGGTCCTGTTCGGGTACGCCATTACCTGGGATGTCGATCACATTTCGACCGCGGTCCGGGACGAGGACGGGTCGGCGCAAAGCCGCGAACTGATCGACGCGCTCCGTTCGTCGGGGTACTTCACGGTGGCCATGAGCCTGGATCGCAGGTCCGCGATCGATCTGGTGCTGCAGGAAGGACGGGTCCAGATCGTCCTCGTCATTCCCCCGGACTTCGGCCGGCACGTCGGAACCGGCCGTCCCGCCTCGCTCCAGGCCATCGTGGACGGCAGCGACGCGAACACCGCCACGATCATCCTAAGTTACGCCCAGGCCGTGGTACAGACCTACTCCGCCGCGATCTCGTTGCAGGGCGTTCCGCGTCAGGCGCCGGTCAGCGCGGACAGCCGTGTCTGGTACAACGAAGACCTTGTCAGTCGCAACATGATCGTCCCGGGACTGGTCGCGGTGATCATGATGATCATCGCCGCGATGCTGACCTCGCTCACCATCGCGCGGGAATGGGAGCGGGGCACGATGGAACAACTCGCCGCCACGCCGGTCACCCGCAGCGAGGTGGTGGTGGGCAAGCTCCTGCCGTACCTCGCCATCGGCCTCATCGACGTGGTGGCCACCACCTTGTTGGGCGTGTTCCTGTTCGGCGTGCCGTTCCGAGGCGATCCGTTCCTCCTGATGATTCTGGCGTTTTTCTTCCTGGTGGGCGCGTTGGGATTGGGAATATTCATCTCGGCCGCGGCGCGTTCGCAACTCCTCGCCACCCAGATGGCCATGATGGCGACGTTCCTGCCGGCGTTTTTGTTGTCCGGGTTTATGTATGCGATCGACGTCATGCCCAAGCCGCTGCAGCTCCTCACGTACCTCATTCCGGCCCGATACTTCCTGGTGGTGACGCGCGGAATTTTTCTCAAGGGCGTACACGTGGAGGTGCTGCGCGTGCAAGGGCTGCTGATGGTCGCATTCGCGGTGGTGGGACTTTTGTTGGCGGTTCGGGCGTTCAAGAAGGAGTTGTCGTAG
- a CDS encoding ABC transporter permease, translating into MAWRDSVERISGLVWKEFLQIFREPRLRGMIFVAPIIQLVVFGYAVSTDIRDTPTLVVDHDKTRASRELVEAFVASEYFRVVGRSDRPADLVAALDHGDAIVGIEIPRGFEAALHDAAGANVQILLDGTNSNTATVAKGYAERIVQNYGARFVSAPPVIDLRERAWFNPDLASRDYNVPAVAGAIILLVCLLLTSLAVVREREIGTLEQLMVSPLTPGELIAGKTIPFAVIGLVDLALVTAVALLWFGVPFVGNAALLFAASVLFLLSGLGVGLLVSTISKTQQEAFMATFLIFQPTMLLSGFMFPVSSMPEVFQWLTLGNPLRHYLEIVRGIFLKGAGLVALWPQYLSLLVMGTAILWFASTRFSKRTS; encoded by the coding sequence ATGGCGTGGCGCGATTCCGTTGAACGAATCTCCGGATTGGTGTGGAAGGAGTTTCTGCAGATCTTTCGCGAGCCGCGACTGCGCGGCATGATCTTCGTCGCGCCGATCATTCAACTCGTGGTGTTCGGTTATGCGGTTTCCACGGATATCAGGGACACACCGACCCTCGTAGTCGATCACGACAAGACGCGCGCATCGCGCGAGCTGGTCGAGGCGTTCGTGGCGTCCGAGTACTTCCGCGTGGTGGGGCGCTCCGACCGTCCGGCGGACCTGGTAGCTGCTCTGGACCACGGGGACGCGATCGTCGGGATCGAGATTCCGCGAGGATTCGAGGCCGCGCTCCACGACGCGGCGGGCGCCAACGTCCAGATCCTCCTGGACGGCACCAACTCAAACACGGCCACCGTCGCCAAGGGCTACGCGGAGCGCATCGTGCAGAACTACGGAGCCCGCTTCGTCTCGGCGCCGCCCGTTATCGACCTCCGAGAGCGCGCGTGGTTCAATCCCGATCTTGCGAGCCGGGATTACAACGTACCGGCGGTGGCCGGTGCGATCATTCTCCTGGTCTGCCTCCTGCTCACCTCGCTGGCCGTGGTGCGTGAGCGGGAGATCGGCACGCTCGAACAGCTGATGGTGAGCCCGTTGACGCCGGGTGAACTGATCGCGGGGAAAACCATCCCGTTCGCGGTGATCGGACTGGTGGACCTGGCGCTCGTGACCGCCGTGGCATTGCTCTGGTTTGGCGTGCCGTTCGTGGGCAACGCAGCGCTCCTGTTCGCCGCCAGCGTGCTTTTCCTGCTCTCGGGCCTGGGCGTGGGTTTATTGGTGTCCACGATCTCGAAAACGCAGCAGGAAGCCTTCATGGCGACGTTTCTCATCTTCCAGCCCACGATGTTGCTCTCCGGGTTTATGTTTCCGGTCAGCAGTATGCCGGAAGTGTTTCAATGGCTCACGCTCGGCAACCCCCTGCGGCACTACCTCGAGATCGTCCGTGGCATCTTCCTCAAGGGCGCGGGCTTGGTCGCTCTGTGGCCTCAGTACCTCTCGTTGTTGGTGATGGGAACGGCGATCCTCTGGTTTGCCTCCACCCGATTCAGCAAACGAACGAGCTAG
- a CDS encoding NAD(P)/FAD-dependent oxidoreductase: MGDMADGVGIARVDRIRSDERVPTVDQETFDVIVVGAGTGGLTVAALLARSGRSVLVLDQHAVAGGNATVFRRPGYEFDVGLHYLGDCGPRGGIPRILKAAGVEDVVFREMDADGFDTLVFPDLTFRVPKGLEAYRARLIERFPGEARGIDRYLDVLRAIWSLQEAAGRGVSAKTLWSVRHAVPYLNATLQALFDRCTHDVRLRGVLAGQSGDYAEPPSRASAVMHAMVVTGYLQGAYYPVGGGQVISDRLAEAIERYGGKILLSTPVTRIVVERGRVAGAEFESNALGRGVVRAPVVVSDADLKETMLGLVGAAHLKPATVLRLHRYEMAPALGVVYLGVKRDLRAAGVPNTNFWVHPSYDQEPVYADARAGRFHPEPFCYVSIATLKDPDNHRAAPHGVANVELATVVPSEPEAWGTTVDHMVTGTYRDSARYRETKAAFAARLVAAADRVLPGLEKDIVFQEVSTPLTHRRYTRSTGGTGYGIAPIPSQFLFRRPSHATEIPGLYLCGASTYTGHGIPGVMWSGVLAASRVAGRGVLRDVMRRAS, encoded by the coding sequence ATGGGCGATATGGCAGACGGCGTTGGCATCGCGCGGGTTGATCGGATCCGGTCGGACGAACGCGTTCCCACGGTCGATCAAGAGACGTTCGATGTGATCGTGGTGGGCGCGGGGACGGGTGGACTCACGGTGGCGGCCTTGCTCGCCCGGAGCGGACGCTCGGTGCTCGTCCTTGATCAACACGCCGTGGCCGGGGGCAACGCCACGGTCTTCAGACGGCCGGGGTACGAGTTCGACGTCGGCCTGCACTACCTCGGAGACTGCGGGCCACGGGGCGGCATCCCCAGGATACTGAAGGCCGCCGGTGTCGAGGACGTCGTGTTTCGGGAGATGGACGCCGACGGGTTCGACACGTTGGTGTTTCCCGACCTCACGTTTCGGGTGCCCAAGGGGTTGGAGGCGTATCGCGCCCGACTCATCGAACGATTCCCCGGCGAGGCCCGCGGCATCGACCGATACCTGGATGTACTTCGCGCGATCTGGTCGCTCCAGGAGGCGGCCGGCAGAGGCGTGTCGGCAAAAACGCTCTGGAGCGTCCGTCACGCCGTCCCGTACCTCAACGCCACGCTGCAGGCATTGTTCGATCGGTGCACGCACGACGTACGGTTGCGCGGCGTGTTGGCCGGACAGAGCGGAGATTATGCGGAGCCGCCGAGCCGAGCGTCCGCGGTCATGCACGCGATGGTGGTCACCGGGTATTTGCAGGGCGCCTATTACCCCGTTGGCGGGGGCCAGGTGATCTCCGATCGCCTGGCCGAGGCCATCGAACGTTACGGCGGCAAGATCCTGCTGTCCACGCCCGTCACGAGGATCGTGGTCGAGCGCGGCCGGGTGGCAGGCGCGGAGTTCGAGAGCAACGCGCTCGGACGGGGTGTGGTGCGCGCGCCCGTAGTCGTGTCCGACGCGGACCTCAAGGAAACGATGCTCGGCCTGGTGGGCGCCGCACACCTCAAGCCGGCCACGGTGCTGCGATTGCATCGGTACGAAATGGCGCCGGCCCTCGGCGTGGTGTACCTCGGGGTGAAGCGAGACCTTCGGGCCGCCGGCGTACCCAATACGAACTTCTGGGTTCATCCGTCCTACGATCAGGAGCCGGTCTACGCGGACGCCCGCGCCGGACGGTTCCACCCCGAACCGTTCTGCTACGTCTCCATCGCCACCCTCAAAGATCCCGACAACCATCGGGCCGCTCCGCACGGCGTCGCCAACGTGGAATTGGCGACCGTAGTGCCGTCCGAGCCCGAAGCGTGGGGAACGACGGTCGATCATATGGTCACCGGGACCTACCGTGACAGCGCGAGATACCGCGAGACAAAGGCCGCCTTCGCGGCCAGGCTCGTGGCCGCGGCGGATCGAGTCCTGCCGGGATTGGAGAAGGACATCGTGTTTCAGGAAGTCTCCACGCCGTTGACGCACCGGCGCTACACCAGATCAACCGGCGGCACCGGATACGGGATCGCGCCGATTCCGTCGCAGTTCCTGTTCCGGCGCCCCAGCCACGCGACCGAGATTCCGGGGTTGTATCTGTGCGGGGCCAGCACCTACACGGGTCACGGCATCCCGGGTGTGATGTGGTCGGGCGTGCTGGCCGCGTCGCGGGTGGCGGGACGAGGGGTGCTCAGAGACGTGATGAGGAGAGCCTCGTGA
- a CDS encoding VOC family protein: MITSIAFTVYPVSDMARSRRFYENVLGLRTEHAFGDQWVEYDVGGSTFAITTTDMGHPPGAKGAVVAFETTDLDAAVRRLKEQSVPVVVETFSTPVCRMVVIEDPDENHVTIHQRHQG, translated from the coding sequence ATGATCACGTCCATCGCGTTCACCGTCTACCCAGTGAGTGACATGGCCAGATCCAGACGTTTCTATGAGAACGTCCTCGGTCTCAGGACCGAACACGCGTTCGGAGATCAGTGGGTCGAATACGACGTCGGGGGCTCGACGTTTGCCATCACCACTACGGACATGGGCCATCCTCCGGGGGCCAAGGGCGCGGTGGTCGCGTTTGAAACCACGGATTTGGATGCGGCGGTGAGACGACTCAAGGAACAATCGGTGCCCGTTGTCGTCGAGACGTTTTCCACGCCGGTCTGCCGAATGGTTGTTATCGAAGATCCGGACGAGAACCACGTCACGATCCATCAGCGGCACCAAGGCTAA